One Methanobrevibacter wolinii SH DNA segment encodes these proteins:
- a CDS encoding DNA polymerase subunit beta — protein MIKVRTRDFIHSTDDLYFASTNYLHPDNRIICFLRYIPDPNGDREKNGKRYSKVNSEEAYKYLRENYPEYFYYSEVTNVEMMGVPIEKVDEIIRPENRLKEIREGKDTKVSDETRNKLIDLSDFFHYIAGIDYENLGISGSTCPGLQKTESSDLDFVVYGLENHRKAVNTFKKYHDQEVEVGEGDSKRKIVLNPIQNQFWERLYHKRIKDDSLSKEEFCWYESRKFNRGVIRGTLFDILCTRNFDEIEGEWEDTIYEPQGVAKVECTISNALEFMDNPAVYDIKDVKVLEGPNVKISKLASFTHTYAGEVFENEHAVARGKLEKVITKGEKPKYRILVGSTRESLGEYIKLKESPV, from the coding sequence CAAATTATTTACATCCTGATAATAGGATAATCTGTTTTTTAAGATATATTCCAGATCCAAATGGAGATAGAGAAAAAAACGGAAAAAGATACTCAAAAGTAAATTCAGAAGAAGCTTATAAATATTTAAGAGAAAATTATCCAGAATACTTTTATTACTCTGAAGTCACTAATGTAGAAATGATGGGAGTACCTATTGAAAAAGTAGATGAAATTATAAGACCAGAAAATCGTCTTAAAGAAATTAGAGAAGGTAAAGATACTAAAGTATCTGATGAAACAAGAAATAAATTAATTGATTTATCTGACTTTTTCCATTATATTGCTGGTATTGATTATGAAAATTTAGGTATCTCTGGTTCTACATGTCCAGGACTTCAAAAAACAGAAAGTTCAGATTTAGATTTTGTAGTATATGGACTTGAAAATCATAGAAAAGCAGTGAATACTTTTAAAAAATACCATGATCAAGAAGTAGAAGTAGGAGAAGGAGATTCTAAAAGAAAAATAGTACTAAATCCAATTCAAAATCAATTTTGGGAACGTTTATACCATAAAAGAATCAAAGATGATAGTTTAAGTAAAGAAGAATTTTGTTGGTATGAATCAAGAAAATTCAATAGAGGAGTAATTAGAGGAACATTATTTGATATATTATGTACTAGAAACTTTGATGAAATTGAAGGAGAATGGGAAGATACAATCTATGAACCACAAGGTGTTGCTAAAGTTGAATGTACTATAAGTAATGCACTTGAATTTATGGATAATCCTGCAGTATATGATATAAAAGATGTTAAAGTATTAGAAGGACCTAATGTAAAAATTAGCAAACTTGCTTCATTTACCCATACTTATGCTGGAGAAGTATTTGAAAATGAACATGCAGTAGCTAGAGGTAAACTTGAAAAAGTTATTACTAAGGGAGAAAAACCTAAATATAGAATACTTGTAGGTTCTACAAGAGAATCTTTAGGAGAATACATCAAACTTAAAGAAAGTCCAGTCTAG